A single Tenacibaculum sp. 190524A02b DNA region contains:
- a CDS encoding long-chain fatty acid--CoA ligase — MPKNISRLFDFTYYQLENYPQQNCLVHKHKNQWLSISTEDYIKYANTASKALLALGIQPNDKIAIITTNNQPKWHILDIGILQIGAVNVPLYPTFSEKDYAYVLNHSDSLYCFVSDNELYEKVKAVQSQTQLKKVFSFEELETDYDWNSFLTLGSDTDLQTDIDKLKEAVQPNDLATIIYTSGTTGTPKGVMLSHQNIVSNVFNVGGTLNITTSKKRAVSYLPICHIFERASSYYAQYKGFEIHFAESIDKLGENLKEIRPHFLTVVPRLLEKVFDKIVDKGSNLTGIKKRLFYWALALGEQYKPYGKNGWLYEKQLAIARKLIFSKWKEALGGEIEFMIAGSAPMQPRLIRVFTAAGIPVFEGYGMTETSPGVSITYMHDNGFKIGTVGRILDNVTVKIAEDGEILVKGSNVMLGYYKNPEQTNKTIIDGFLHTGDIGELDEDGFLKITDRKKEIFKTSGGKYIAPAVLESEFKKSRFIEQIMVIGEGEKMPAAFIQIAYDFVNEWAKRHEYELSDISTDEKLIDRIQEEIDTHNQVFGKWEQIKRFEITPDEWSIEQGHLTPTLKMRRKIILEKYNNLYKKIYNHQ, encoded by the coding sequence ATGCCAAAAAACATTTCACGTCTTTTTGACTTTACGTATTACCAACTAGAAAATTACCCCCAACAAAACTGTTTGGTTCACAAACACAAGAATCAATGGCTTTCAATAAGCACTGAGGATTATATAAAATATGCCAATACAGCTAGTAAAGCCTTATTAGCCTTAGGTATTCAACCAAACGATAAAATAGCCATAATAACCACTAACAACCAACCAAAATGGCATATTCTAGATATTGGTATTTTACAAATAGGAGCTGTTAATGTTCCGCTTTATCCTACTTTTTCAGAAAAAGACTACGCGTATGTACTCAATCATTCAGACAGTTTGTATTGTTTTGTTTCAGATAATGAATTATATGAAAAAGTGAAAGCAGTTCAATCACAAACACAATTAAAAAAGGTATTTTCTTTTGAAGAGCTTGAAACAGACTACGATTGGAATTCTTTTTTAACTCTTGGAAGTGATACTGATTTACAAACTGATATTGACAAACTTAAAGAAGCCGTACAACCAAATGATTTAGCTACTATTATTTACACTTCTGGAACTACAGGTACTCCTAAAGGAGTTATGCTTTCTCACCAAAATATAGTAAGCAATGTTTTTAATGTAGGTGGAACACTAAACATTACCACCTCTAAAAAAAGGGCTGTTAGTTATTTACCAATTTGTCATATTTTTGAAAGAGCTTCTTCTTATTATGCACAATACAAAGGTTTTGAAATACATTTTGCTGAAAGTATTGACAAGCTAGGAGAAAACTTAAAAGAAATACGTCCACATTTTTTAACTGTTGTTCCTAGACTTTTAGAAAAAGTGTTTGATAAAATTGTAGATAAAGGAAGTAACTTAACTGGAATAAAAAAGCGCTTATTTTATTGGGCTTTAGCATTAGGAGAACAGTATAAACCTTATGGCAAAAATGGTTGGCTTTATGAAAAACAACTCGCTATTGCTAGAAAGCTAATATTTTCAAAATGGAAAGAAGCCCTAGGAGGTGAAATTGAGTTTATGATCGCTGGAAGTGCCCCAATGCAACCCCGATTAATTCGTGTTTTTACTGCTGCTGGAATTCCTGTATTTGAAGGTTATGGAATGACAGAGACTTCTCCTGGTGTTTCCATTACCTACATGCACGATAATGGTTTTAAAATTGGAACAGTAGGACGTATACTTGATAATGTTACCGTTAAAATAGCTGAAGATGGAGAAATACTAGTAAAAGGTTCAAATGTAATGTTGGGATATTATAAAAACCCCGAACAAACCAATAAAACAATTATTGATGGTTTTTTACATACTGGTGATATTGGAGAATTAGATGAAGATGGTTTTTTAAAAATAACAGATAGAAAAAAAGAAATATTCAAAACCTCTGGTGGTAAATATATTGCTCCTGCTGTATTGGAAAGTGAATTTAAAAAATCACGATTTATAGAACAAATAATGGTAATTGGCGAAGGTGAAAAAATGCCTGCTGCTTTTATACAAATTGCTTATGATTTTGTGAATGAATGGGCTAAACGTCATGAATATGAATTATCTGATATTTCTACTGATGAAAAATTAATTGATAGAATACAAGAAGAGATTGACACACATAACCAAGTATTTGGTAAATGGGAGCAAATTAAGCGATTTGAAATTACACCTGATGAATGGAGCATTGAACAAGGGCATTTAACGCCAACTCTTAAAATGCGACGAAAAATTATCTTAGAAAAATATAATAATTTATATAAAAAAATATACAATCATCAATAA
- a CDS encoding AMP-dependent synthetase/ligase, which translates to MPIEIKRLFDFPYYQLEKYNLSKAFTTKQNGKWESISTKEYIQQANQISRGLLRLGVQPDDKIAVISTNNRTEWNVLDIGILQTGAQNVPIYPTISKEDYEYVLNHSESTYCFVSDETILEKLNQIKSNTKLKAVYTFDDIAGEKSWKEVLELGEDDSNQTEVEDRKNAVTPDTLATLIYTSGTTGKPKGVMLTHKNIVSNVLSSEQRVPLEYGKTKSLSFLPVCHIFERMILYLYQYCGVSIYFAESIEKLSENAQEIKPNVMTAVPRLYEKIYDKIYAKGTDLSGIKKKLFFWAIELGLKYQPYGANGWWYEKQLGIARKLIFSKWQAALGGELKLMVSGSAPLQARLTRVFAAAGMPVMEGYGLTETSPVISVNDQRGGGFKVGTVGRLIDGLDVKIAENGEILVKGPNVMVGYYKDPEKTAQVLQDGYFHTGDKGEISEEGFLKITGRTKEMFKTSGGKYVIPPLLEGELKQSRFIEQVMVIGEGEKMPAALIQPNFEFLREWANRHDINLGDNKDLIANPKVIDRIQEEVDSCNAKFGKWEQIKRFELTPEEWSIDGGHLTPTMKMKRKIIKEIYADLYDKIYRC; encoded by the coding sequence ATGCCGATTGAAATAAAACGTCTATTTGATTTCCCATATTACCAATTAGAAAAATACAACCTATCAAAAGCTTTTACTACAAAGCAAAATGGTAAATGGGAGTCAATATCAACCAAAGAGTATATACAACAAGCTAACCAAATAAGTCGCGGTTTATTGCGTTTAGGTGTACAACCTGATGACAAAATTGCGGTAATTTCTACTAATAACAGAACTGAATGGAACGTTTTAGATATTGGTATTTTACAAACTGGTGCACAAAATGTGCCTATATACCCTACTATTTCTAAAGAAGATTATGAGTATGTATTGAATCATTCAGAATCTACCTATTGTTTTGTTTCAGATGAAACCATTTTAGAAAAATTAAATCAAATAAAATCCAATACTAAGCTAAAAGCTGTTTATACTTTTGATGATATTGCAGGAGAAAAAAGCTGGAAAGAAGTATTGGAATTAGGAGAAGATGATAGCAATCAAACAGAAGTTGAAGACCGTAAAAATGCTGTAACTCCTGATACATTAGCTACCTTAATTTATACTTCTGGAACTACTGGTAAACCTAAAGGTGTTATGCTTACTCATAAAAACATTGTATCAAATGTACTAAGTAGTGAGCAAAGAGTTCCGTTAGAATATGGTAAAACAAAATCTTTAAGTTTTTTACCAGTTTGTCACATTTTTGAACGTATGATATTGTATTTATATCAATACTGTGGTGTTTCTATTTACTTTGCTGAATCTATTGAAAAGTTGAGTGAAAATGCACAAGAAATAAAGCCTAATGTAATGACTGCTGTTCCTAGGTTATACGAAAAGATTTATGATAAAATCTATGCCAAAGGAACCGACTTATCTGGTATCAAGAAAAAATTATTCTTCTGGGCTATTGAGCTTGGTTTAAAATACCAGCCATACGGAGCTAATGGATGGTGGTACGAAAAACAATTAGGTATTGCTCGTAAATTAATTTTTTCTAAATGGCAAGCTGCCCTAGGAGGCGAATTAAAACTTATGGTTTCTGGTTCTGCTCCTTTACAAGCTAGGTTAACACGAGTTTTTGCTGCAGCAGGGATGCCAGTAATGGAAGGCTATGGACTTACCGAAACTTCTCCTGTAATCTCTGTAAATGACCAAAGAGGTGGTGGTTTTAAGGTGGGTACAGTAGGACGATTAATTGATGGATTGGATGTTAAAATAGCTGAAAATGGTGAAATTTTAGTGAAAGGTCCTAATGTAATGGTCGGGTATTACAAAGATCCAGAGAAAACAGCACAAGTGTTACAGGATGGATATTTCCATACCGGAGATAAAGGGGAAATTTCTGAAGAAGGTTTCTTAAAAATCACTGGTAGAACCAAAGAAATGTTTAAAACCTCTGGTGGTAAATATGTAATTCCTCCGTTATTAGAAGGAGAATTAAAGCAATCTCGTTTTATAGAACAAGTAATGGTGATAGGTGAAGGTGAAAAAATGCCTGCTGCCCTTATTCAACCTAACTTTGAATTTTTACGTGAATGGGCTAATCGCCATGACATTAACTTAGGAGATAATAAAGACTTAATTGCCAATCCAAAGGTTATTGATCGTATTCAAGAGGAAGTAGATAGCTGTAATGCTAAGTTTGGTAAGTGGGAACAAATTAAACGTTTTGAGTTAACTCCTGAGGAGTGGTCTATTGATGGTGGACATTTAACACCTACCATGAAAATGAAACGCAAAATTATTAAAGAAATTTATGCTGATTTATACGATAAAATCTACAGATGTTAA
- the bla gene encoding subclass B1 metallo-beta-lactamase yields the protein MKNIFAFLILVLFINCSTPKKQTVIYNSDKLKIEKVGNNTFIHTSYLKLKTVDKFGCNGMIYFNNDEAIVFDTAIDNEASKELINWVNSQKKTIKAIVPTHFHVDCLGGLEAFHNTNIPSYAEAKTILLAKEDNKEILPQHQFKKSKTFKIGQTTVLVKHYGEGHTKDNVVAYIADENTLFGGCLVKTMNAPKGFTGDANIPQWPSTIQNIKKELPNLKTVIPGHGKYGGTELLDYTIELFN from the coding sequence ATGAAAAACATTTTTGCATTTTTAATTTTGGTTTTATTTATTAACTGTTCTACTCCTAAAAAACAAACTGTTATTTATAATTCAGATAAACTAAAAATTGAAAAAGTTGGTAATAACACATTTATACATACTTCTTATCTGAAATTAAAAACAGTTGATAAATTTGGTTGTAATGGAATGATTTATTTTAATAATGACGAAGCAATTGTATTTGATACTGCAATTGATAATGAAGCTTCTAAAGAATTAATTAACTGGGTTAATAGTCAAAAAAAGACAATCAAAGCAATTGTTCCTACACATTTTCATGTAGATTGTTTAGGTGGATTAGAAGCTTTTCATAATACTAATATTCCTTCTTATGCGGAAGCTAAAACTATTCTATTAGCTAAAGAAGATAATAAAGAAATACTCCCACAACATCAATTTAAAAAAAGCAAAACATTTAAAATTGGTCAAACCACTGTTTTAGTAAAACATTATGGTGAAGGACATACTAAAGACAATGTTGTAGCTTATATTGCTGATGAAAATACACTGTTTGGAGGTTGCCTAGTTAAAACCATGAACGCTCCAAAAGGATTCACAGGTGACGCTAACATTCCACAGTGGCCAAGCACTATTCAAAACATAAAAAAAGAACTTCCTAACTTAAAAACAGTAATCCCAGGGCATGGAAAATACGGCGGCACTGAATTGCTAGATTATACTATTGAATTGTTTAACTAA